TCTCCAAACAGGACCTAGTCGTTTGATAAAGGATGAATACACACCGGGTTCCGTAGTCGGAGGAACGATGGATATAGACGGAAATGAAGTAGGTACTATCCAACATCACCCAAGTCTGATACCGGGAGGTGGCTATGGAGGCATGGGAATGCACCAAGCTGTTCCAGGTATGTTCAAGAAATTGTTTTCCACCTTATCAGTTATATGATTTTCTTTGGTTTGCTTTTCTTTTTTGGTTGTCTTGTTGTGTTAATGTACGACGAAAACTAGACCCATCTCAAATAGGCAGCATGTTTCCACCGCCACCAGGAAGTGGCCCGCGCCCGATACCAAAATTAGAACCATCTGATCAACCTCGAAACAACAGCGGAGGAAATTGGATGAACAGTCAAAGTTCTTCGTCGTCTTCGGCTGCCAGTTCTACTTCCCACAACCGACTTTCCACTTCACTGCCTCATTGTaagcgattttatgtttttttttttggttgctaGTTAccttttcatcatgtttttgataagTAAAATTATCAACTAATTACACATTGTTGTTTTCTTGTCAGCTTCTGTGTTAGGAAATCCGGTTGGCATACCCGGAAGTGGTGGCTTACGTCCTCCAGCTCAATCGTCACAGCCACAGGGTCCTCCCTCATCGCAAGCAAATCCTCAAATGACAAATGGTGGAAACGGACTTATTGGTAGTTCGTCGCAACCTAGTCTGCTTGGGAATGACGGCCAAGGCCAATACTACGCAAATAACTCAGTAGATCCCAGCCTAGGAGGAGATCCGCAAATGGGACCGAACATGGGTATCCAAAACAATATCTCCACTGCATCGCCCGTTTCACCACATCTACAGCAAAATGGATATGTACCCGGATCGAATAACcctcaacagcaacagcagcagcagcaacaacaacagcagcagtcgCAGCAACAAACTTCATCCGGTCAATATGGTCAACATCAAGCAGGGGCTGCCACTTGGTCCGGTTCCAATACGTTGACTTACACACAATCCATACAACCACCGGCCCCAGATCCTCGGTCCCATGGTGGTCAACAGCAGTATTGGCAGCACGGAGGAAGTTCATCTGGTACGGCTGGTTCCAACTCGGGCCAACTGCAGGAACTCTCAAGTCAACCGCGTCTTCTTTCGAGACAGCCGGCCCCCGAATACTGGTGCTCGGTTGCCTACTTCGAACTTGATACTCAGGTTGGCGAAATGTTCAAAGTACCCTCGAATCGTCCGAACGTCACAGTCGACGGATACGTCGATCCATCCGGTGGGAATAGGTTCTGTCTGGGAGCCCTCAGTAACGTCCACCGAACGGAGCAAAGCGAAAAGGCTAGGTACTTATCGAAAGTTTTTTCAGAATGGGCATcattattcaatttgtttttttttattacagattGCACATTGGAAAGGGAGTTCAGTTGGATCTGCGCGGTGAAGGAGACGTTTGGTTACGGTGTCTCAGTGATCACTCAGTATTCGTGCAAAGTTATTATCTAGACCGAGAAGCTGGAAGGACACCTGGGGATGCAGTGCATAAGATTTATCCGGCAGCTTGCATAAAGGTGTGTGGGAACTTTTCAATAATGTGAATTgaaattctaataaaaatatattcgaTCTCATTTTCCAGGTATTTGACTTGAGACAATGTCATCTTCAGATGCAATCCTTAGCTACCAGTGCACAGAAGGCCGCCCAGATGCAAGCAGCCGCTGTAGCCGGTGTTTCTGGAATGCCAGTTGCTGCTCCTAGAAGTAAGTATTCATTGCCTTGGTGCCATCTATGTTTACGTTATAATCCTAAATACCTGTTCACAGATCTCACAGCCGCTGCTGGGATTGGTGTGGATGACTTGCGCCGGCTCTGTATCCTTCGGTTATCGTTCGTTAAGGGCTGGGGCCCGGACTACCCAAGGCAATCGATAAAGGAAACGCCATGCTGGGTTGAAGTTCACCTCCATCGAGCATTGCAGCTACTGGACGAAGTACTTCATCAAATGCCCATCGACGGACCACGAGGAATTGTGGAGTAAAATATTTACGTGCAGTTTTGACACCCTTAGCAGGACTAAGAGATTTATTTCGGTTAAGCTATTGAACCTTTATGATGCCATGCGAAATCACAAGTGTCGATCATTGCTGAGCGAGTGAGAACTTTTCcggtttttgtgtcattataaAAAACAAATGCTTAAAGCAAAGTTCGGCATCCTACTGTCCACTAGTCCAATTCTGATTGGATAGAATTTTCCTACCAAAAATTCTACTGACGAGTCGTAAGAGTTTATACTGAACTATTATGATATATATATTCTCAACCATATTAGGTGgaattaaagtttttctcatagTATATAAGAAAAGATGTACGCAAGACTAAGTTGTGTAGACTTAAAAatcttcgacaaaaaaaatagtttttcatttgaagatgttgaatgAGCCATTCAAAGGTGAAAAAGTGTGATTTGTTAGACAGAAAATTTTAGGTAATATAACTAAGTACACTTGACAGAAAAAATACTAACCGTTTTACATCCAAAATTGTACTGGTTCCAGATAGAATAGTGAAAATGTTAGAATTAGCCAGCGCCGCAGATTGTTCGTTTATTAAAGTATGACATCGTCTCAAAAATTCTCTGAACAATAATGAGATAAAATATAGCAAGAAATGTTGCAATCAACAAAATGTTCTACCtctaacataaaaaaacatcaactcacacatacaaataaaatacatttattaGAAACAAGTAGCTTAATTCAGTGTGAAAATGACAAACACAAAATATGGAAGTTCAGGATCAATATACGAAGTGTAATTGCAATCTATGAATGACAAAAAGTATTGGAGGATATACTACTAAAACGCAGTAAATAATGTTGCATGTTTCTAATCAGTAAAAAACGAATATTTATGAAGGAGTATGTACCTAACATGACGATGAACAACAGCTATGCCTAatacata
This sequence is a window from Uranotaenia lowii strain MFRU-FL chromosome 3, ASM2978415v1, whole genome shotgun sequence. Protein-coding genes within it:
- the LOC129755212 gene encoding mothers against decapentaplegic homolog 4 isoform X2 yields the protein MVGLSGGAAHLYAAGLPPAQEIVRDMSSMPSAAPTSADACLSIVHSLMCHRQGGESEGFSKRAIESLVKKLKEKRDELDSLITAITTNGAHPSKCVTIQRTLDGRLQVAGRKGFPHVIYARIWRWPDLHKNELKHVKYCQFAFDLKCDSVCVNPYHYERVVSPGIDLSGLTLQTGPSRLIKDEYTPGSVVGGTMDIDGNEVGTIQHHPSLIPGGGYGGMGMHQAVPASVLGNPVGIPGSGGLRPPAQSSQPQGPPSSQANPQMTNGGNGLIGSSSQPSLLGNDGQGQYYANNSVDPSLGGDPQMGPNMGIQNNISTASPVSPHLQQNGYVPGSNNPQQQQQQQQQQQQQSQQQTSSGQYGQHQAGAATWSGSNTLTYTQSIQPPAPDPRSHGGQQQYWQHGGSSSGTAGSNSGQLQELSSQPRLLSRQPAPEYWCSVAYFELDTQVGEMFKVPSNRPNVTVDGYVDPSGGNRFCLGALSNVHRTEQSEKARLHIGKGVQLDLRGEGDVWLRCLSDHSVFVQSYYLDREAGRTPGDAVHKIYPAACIKVFDLRQCHLQMQSLATSAQKAAQMQAAAVAGVSGMPVAAPRNLTAAAGIGVDDLRRLCILRLSFVKGWGPDYPRQSIKETPCWVEVHLHRALQLLDEVLHQMPIDGPRGIVE
- the LOC129755212 gene encoding mothers against decapentaplegic homolog 4 isoform X1 codes for the protein MVGLSGGAAHLYAAGLPPAQEIVRDMSSMPSAAPTSADACLSIVHSLMCHRQGGESEGFSKRAIESLVKKLKEKRDELDSLITAITTNGAHPSKCVTIQRTLDGRLQVAGRKGFPHVIYARIWRWPDLHKNELKHVKYCQFAFDLKCDSVCVNPYHYERVVSPGIDLSGLTLQTGPSRLIKDEYTPGSVVGGTMDIDGNEVGTIQHHPSLIPGGGYGGMGMHQAVPDPSQIGSMFPPPPGSGPRPIPKLEPSDQPRNNSGGNWMNSQSSSSSSAASSTSHNRLSTSLPHSSVLGNPVGIPGSGGLRPPAQSSQPQGPPSSQANPQMTNGGNGLIGSSSQPSLLGNDGQGQYYANNSVDPSLGGDPQMGPNMGIQNNISTASPVSPHLQQNGYVPGSNNPQQQQQQQQQQQQQSQQQTSSGQYGQHQAGAATWSGSNTLTYTQSIQPPAPDPRSHGGQQQYWQHGGSSSGTAGSNSGQLQELSSQPRLLSRQPAPEYWCSVAYFELDTQVGEMFKVPSNRPNVTVDGYVDPSGGNRFCLGALSNVHRTEQSEKARLHIGKGVQLDLRGEGDVWLRCLSDHSVFVQSYYLDREAGRTPGDAVHKIYPAACIKVFDLRQCHLQMQSLATSAQKAAQMQAAAVAGVSGMPVAAPRNLTAAAGIGVDDLRRLCILRLSFVKGWGPDYPRQSIKETPCWVEVHLHRALQLLDEVLHQMPIDGPRGIVE